The Caulifigura coniformis genome includes a region encoding these proteins:
- a CDS encoding carbon storage regulator: MLVLTRKIGEEIIIGGNIRVKVADIRGSRVRLAIEAPRDLSVQRQEIAAALKEEEASFELVLEAVG, from the coding sequence ATGCTCGTCCTGACACGGAAGATTGGCGAAGAGATCATCATCGGCGGAAACATCCGGGTGAAGGTTGCCGATATTCGAGGCAGCCGCGTCCGGCTGGCCATCGAGGCCCCTCGCGACCTGTCCGTGCAACGGCAGGAGATTGCCGCCGCCCTGAAGGAAGAAGAAGCGAGCTTCGAACTCGTTCTCGAAGCCGTCGGCTGA